In the genome of Gloeotrichia echinulata CP02, one region contains:
- the arsM gene encoding arsenosugar biosynthesis arsenite methyltransferase ArsM: protein MTYLETAAQFYHKVAETPQVGLCCVQSTPLQLPGLKIPLPMQEMNYGCGTTVHPTELINQPTVLYVGVGGGLEALQFAYFSRRPGAVIAVDPVESMREAATRNLELAAQENPWFDTSFVEIRPGDAFNLPIADASVDVVAQNCLFNIFQPEDLTIALKEAFRVLKPGGRLQMSDPIATRPIPLHLQQDEQLRAMCLSGALTYQEYTQLLIKAGFGQIEIRARRPYRLLDTQTYNLEENLLLESLDSVSFKVAIPEDGACIFTGKTAIYAGAESFFDDSAGHLLQRGIPSAVCDKTAAKLAALMPTKIIITDSTWHYNGGGCC, encoded by the coding sequence ATGACCTATCTAGAAACAGCGGCGCAATTTTACCATAAAGTAGCAGAAACACCGCAAGTGGGACTTTGTTGTGTGCAAAGTACACCCCTACAACTACCAGGACTGAAAATTCCTTTACCAATGCAGGAAATGAACTATGGTTGTGGTACCACAGTTCATCCCACTGAACTGATAAACCAACCCACGGTGCTGTATGTTGGTGTTGGCGGTGGCTTAGAAGCTTTGCAGTTTGCCTATTTTTCCCGTCGTCCAGGTGCGGTAATTGCGGTTGATCCAGTTGAATCCATGCGGGAAGCAGCCACACGCAACCTGGAACTTGCTGCTCAAGAAAATCCCTGGTTTGACACCAGTTTTGTCGAAATTCGCCCAGGTGACGCCTTTAACTTACCCATCGCTGATGCTTCAGTTGATGTGGTAGCACAAAATTGCCTCTTCAATATATTTCAACCAGAAGATTTAACTATTGCTTTAAAAGAAGCATTTCGGGTCTTAAAACCAGGAGGACGCTTACAGATGAGTGATCCCATTGCTACTCGTCCCATTCCACTACATTTACAACAAGATGAGCAGCTACGGGCTATGTGTTTATCAGGCGCACTCACATATCAAGAATATACTCAATTGCTTATTAAAGCTGGCTTTGGTCAGATTGAAATTCGCGCCCGTCGCCCTTACCGCTTGCTAGATACCCAAACTTATAACCTAGAAGAAAATTTACTTCTAGAAAGTCTAGATTCGGTTTCTTTCAAAGTTGCTATTCCCGAAGATGGTGCTTGTATTTTTACTGGAAAAACCGCAATTTATGCGGGTGCAGAAAGTTTTTTTGACGACTCTGCAGGTCATCTATTACAGCGGGGGATTCCATCTGCGGTTTGTGATAAAACTGCTGCTAAACTTGCAGCTTTAATGCCTACAAAAATAATTATTACCGATTCCACTTGGCACTATAACGGTGGTGGTTGTTGTTAG
- a CDS encoding cation:proton antiporter subunit C — protein MLEASIFATILCGFFGILLKKNLVMKIVSMDVMSTGVIAYYVLIASREGLFTPILSTVKKGAYADPVPQAVILTAIVIGFSIQALMLVGVMKLSQDNPTLESNEIEKNNTP, from the coding sequence GTGTTAGAAGCAAGCATATTCGCCACAATATTGTGCGGATTTTTCGGCATTCTCCTAAAAAAGAACCTTGTGATGAAAATCGTCTCGATGGATGTCATGAGTACGGGGGTTATCGCCTATTACGTCCTGATCGCATCACGAGAGGGATTATTCACACCTATTTTATCAACCGTCAAAAAGGGCGCTTACGCCGATCCGGTTCCCCAGGCGGTCATATTAACGGCGATTGTGATCGGCTTTTCGATTCAAGCCCTAATGCTAGTCGGTGTCATGAAGTTGTCACAGGATAATCCCACATTGGAAAGCAACGAAATCGAGAAAAACAATACCCCATGA
- a CDS encoding Na+/H+ antiporter subunit E: MTGYLNLLLRLAIWFLLTANFTLVNIIIGVIISLLLPGRPKAVGVLKDWLRVLREIIVAIPQAYIEALEIIFRPHTEEVIVMERVPERRTSALIFLDIFIITFTPKTIVVKYHEDGWYEVHRIQRRKKP, encoded by the coding sequence ATGACTGGATATCTAAATTTGCTATTGCGACTGGCTATCTGGTTCTTGCTCACTGCCAATTTCACTTTGGTAAATATCATCATTGGTGTCATTATCTCCCTTCTTTTACCGGGACGCCCCAAAGCCGTAGGAGTATTAAAGGATTGGCTACGGGTGTTACGTGAGATTATAGTGGCAATTCCCCAGGCGTATATTGAGGCATTGGAAATCATTTTCCGTCCCCATACCGAAGAAGTGATCGTCATGGAACGTGTGCCAGAAAGAAGGACATCAGCACTCATCTTCCTAGACATATTTATCATTACCTTTACACCAAAAACCATTGTTGTCAAATACCACGAAGATGGCTGGTATGAAGTACACCGGATTCAACGGAGGAAAAAGCCATGA
- a CDS encoding transposase: MLVLEYKAVVKRATSKAIDEAIRTNQFVRNKVLRYWMNNRGVGKKELYQYNTQLRTEFKFVNDLNSHACQAAVENVERAINRFFDNCKKNQPGKKGYPRFKKHSRSVEYKVSGWKLHPTKRRITFTDRKGIGELKLLGKWDIHQYPVELIKRVRIVRRADGYYVQFCIKIDNQQEAPPTTSEIGIDVGLEYFYSDSNGNHQENPRFLRKAEKDIKRVQRNIYKKKKGSSGRRKARGVYARKHLKVTRRRNEHAKRLARNLCLANAKVVLEDLNISGLVKNHKLALSISDASWYNFRQWLEYFGAKFGREIIAVPPHFTSIECSNCGARVQKSLSTRTHSCPHCGYVEQRDVNAAKVILRSQCRGRVSRLEATGVRANATGGHPGSNASRDVSSTSVGRKTCKSKERQ, from the coding sequence GTGTTGGTACTAGAATATAAAGCAGTTGTCAAAAGAGCCACATCAAAAGCCATAGATGAAGCTATTCGTACGAATCAATTTGTCCGAAATAAAGTGCTTAGATATTGGATGAATAATCGCGGCGTGGGCAAAAAAGAACTATATCAGTACAACACTCAATTAAGAACAGAATTTAAATTTGTTAATGATTTAAACAGTCATGCTTGTCAGGCGGCAGTAGAAAATGTAGAACGTGCTATCAATAGATTTTTTGATAACTGCAAGAAAAACCAACCTGGAAAAAAGGGTTATCCCCGGTTCAAAAAGCATAGCCGTTCAGTTGAATATAAGGTGTCTGGGTGGAAGTTGCACCCAACAAAACGCCGTATAACGTTCACTGATAGAAAAGGTATTGGCGAACTCAAGCTATTAGGTAAATGGGATATTCATCAATACCCTGTTGAACTAATTAAACGAGTGAGGATTGTGCGTAGAGCGGATGGATACTATGTGCAATTTTGCATCAAGATTGATAATCAACAAGAGGCACCACCAACTACATCAGAAATCGGTATTGATGTCGGCTTAGAATATTTCTACTCTGATAGTAATGGCAACCATCAGGAGAATCCGCGATTTCTCCGCAAGGCAGAGAAAGATATTAAGCGGGTTCAACGTAACATTTACAAGAAAAAAAAAGGGTCATCTGGCAGAAGAAAAGCACGTGGTGTTTATGCTCGGAAACATTTAAAAGTAACAAGACGGAGGAACGAACACGCCAAGAGACTGGCGCGTAACTTATGCCTAGCTAACGCTAAGGTGGTATTGGAAGATTTAAATATTTCCGGCTTGGTAAAAAACCACAAACTAGCCTTGAGCATTTCTGATGCTTCTTGGTACAACTTCCGCCAGTGGCTCGAATACTTTGGTGCAAAATTTGGACGGGAAATCATTGCAGTTCCTCCCCACTTCACAAGCATTGAATGTTCTAATTGTGGTGCTAGAGTGCAAAAATCTTTAAGCACCCGTACCCATTCGTGCCCACACTGCGGATATGTTGAACAACGTGATGTGAATGCAGCCAAAGTAATTTTAAGGAGCCAGTGCCGTGGGCGGGTTTCCCGACTTGAGGCAACTGGCGTTCGTGCAAACGCTACCGGAGGGCATCCGGGAAGTAACGCCAGTAGAGATGTTTCCTCTACTTCTGTTGGTCGTAAGACCTGCAAAAGCAAGGAACGTCAGTGA
- a CDS encoding DUF4040 domain-containing protein produces the protein MNKYDLFIYFITALLPLSACMLILQVNPYNALVIRGILGAVAALLYVLLGAPDVALTEALVGTMLAITLYAIAVRSSLVMRLGVIEDSAGEPEGKGDRHFGQLMDELRRIFRKRQMRLDLVPYPNTQALQRALMEKEVHATCVRPEPADQYPVTNRDENLPYHTAIRVKRVYDIMQSELSSPATIITYVNTPDSGEKH, from the coding sequence ATGAATAAGTACGATCTGTTTATCTATTTCATCACTGCCTTGCTGCCCTTGTCTGCTTGTATGCTAATACTCCAAGTCAATCCGTACAATGCCCTGGTAATTCGGGGAATACTGGGAGCCGTCGCAGCATTGTTATATGTGCTTTTGGGTGCGCCGGATGTGGCTTTGACGGAGGCATTAGTGGGTACGATGTTGGCAATAACTCTCTATGCGATCGCCGTGCGTTCTTCGTTGGTCATGCGTCTTGGTGTTATCGAAGACTCAGCAGGTGAGCCAGAGGGCAAAGGCGATCGCCATTTTGGGCAACTGATGGATGAGTTACGCAGAATTTTTCGCAAACGCCAGATGCGTCTAGATCTCGTTCCCTACCCGAATACCCAAGCCTTGCAACGGGCGCTGATGGAGAAAGAAGTCCATGCAACCTGTGTCAGACCAGAACCGGCTGATCAATACCCAGTAACGAATCGGGACGAAAACCTACCCTATCATACCGCCATCCGGGTTAAACGCGTCTATGACATTATGCAAAGTGAACTTTCGTCACCTGCAACAATTATAACCTATGTAAATACACCAGATTCAGGGGAGAAGCATTAA
- a CDS encoding response regulator transcription factor has protein sequence MTHILLVEDEVKLARFVELELNYEGYQVSIAYDGLTAITATQKLRPDLLIVDWMLPGLSGLEICHRLRSSGDKVPIILLTVKDEVSDRVAVLDSGADDYVVKPFSVEELLAKVSAHLRTNKEADATDILEFEDLSLNRRTGQVYRGKRLIELTTKEFDLLEYLLTHPRQLITGDRILAEVWGSDFMGDANIIEVYIRYLCLKLEANNEKRLVQTVESLGYVLRD, from the coding sequence ATGACGCACATCTTACTGGTTGAAGATGAAGTCAAATTAGCGCGATTTGTCGAATTAGAACTAAATTATGAAGGCTATCAAGTCAGCATCGCCTACGATGGATTAACTGCAATCACGGCAACGCAAAAGTTACGTCCAGATTTACTCATTGTAGACTGGATGTTACCTGGTTTGTCGGGTTTAGAAATTTGCCACCGCTTGCGAAGTAGTGGTGACAAGGTGCCGATAATTTTATTAACAGTCAAAGATGAAGTGAGCGATCGCGTAGCAGTCTTAGACTCTGGTGCTGATGATTATGTCGTCAAACCCTTCAGTGTCGAGGAATTATTAGCGAAAGTCAGCGCCCATCTGCGAACAAACAAGGAAGCAGACGCCACCGATATCTTGGAATTTGAAGACCTCAGTTTAAATCGTCGCACAGGACAAGTGTATCGGGGCAAGCGATTAATTGAGTTAACTACCAAAGAATTTGATTTACTAGAATATTTACTCACCCATCCGCGACAGCTAATTACAGGCGATCGCATTTTAGCGGAAGTCTGGGGTTCCGACTTCATGGGCGATGCTAACATTATCGAAGTTTATATTCGCTACTTGTGCTTAAAACTAGAAGCCAATAACGAAAAGCGCCTAGTTCAAACCGTGGAAAGTCTTGGCTACGTATTGCGCGATTAA
- a CDS encoding Mo-dependent nitrogenase C-terminal domain-containing protein has protein sequence MGSVKSFIQVQLHKDLLHPIRKWLEGIEIRNRKLAHFLCKAIPAQCPFERDIILFGRQLFHIPPMCKLNPLYEEVVSLRFKALCYLADECGEDVNAYC, from the coding sequence GTGGGGAGTGTCAAAAGCTTTATTCAAGTCCAGTTACACAAAGACCTACTCCACCCAATCCGTAAGTGGTTGGAAGGGATCGAAATTCGTAACCGCAAACTAGCTCATTTCTTGTGCAAGGCTATTCCGGCTCAATGTCCCTTTGAACGAGATATTATCCTATTTGGTCGCCAGCTTTTTCACATTCCACCGATGTGTAAGTTAAATCCTCTTTACGAGGAAGTGGTGAGTTTGCGCTTTAAAGCTCTCTGTTATCTTGCAGATGAATGCGGCGAAGATGTAAACGCCTATTGTTAA
- a CDS encoding methyltransferase domain-containing protein, translated as MTQEFITNKKQVFDKWAPSYDWLLPSVFYQTVHKRLLEYVDFPEQPNVLDLGCGTGRLLERLAAKFPDLRGTGLDLSPKMLRIARQNNCHRPRLIYIEGKAESLTFAEGQFNAVFNTISFLHYLEPQQVLSEVARVLSPGGRFYLVDTTVKNEPEVQFTLGFLGKTRFYSPKQREQLGSSAGLLSVGHYYLLGPVLLTIFAKPSLN; from the coding sequence ATGACTCAAGAATTTATCACCAATAAAAAGCAGGTTTTTGACAAATGGGCGCCAAGCTACGACTGGCTGCTTCCATCAGTGTTTTACCAAACCGTCCACAAACGCCTGCTGGAATATGTAGACTTTCCCGAACAACCAAATGTACTTGACTTAGGTTGCGGTACTGGACGCCTACTTGAACGCCTTGCGGCTAAGTTTCCCGATTTGCGTGGTACCGGATTAGATTTATCCCCTAAAATGTTGCGGATAGCGAGACAGAATAACTGCCATCGTCCCCGTTTAATTTATATTGAGGGAAAAGCAGAATCTCTGACCTTTGCTGAAGGTCAATTTAATGCAGTTTTCAACACTATCAGTTTTTTGCACTATTTAGAACCACAACAGGTTTTAAGTGAAGTGGCGCGGGTGCTTTCACCTGGTGGACGATTCTATTTAGTTGACACAACTGTGAAAAATGAACCAGAAGTTCAATTCACCTTAGGTTTTCTGGGTAAAACAAGATTTTACAGCCCCAAACAACGCGAACAGCTAGGCTCATCTGCTGGATTATTATCTGTAGGTCATTACTATTTATTAGGGCCTGTCTTGCTGACAATCTTTGCTAAACCATCCTTGAATTAA
- a CDS encoding UPF0182 family protein: MLWKWIWRLFIVFLGLWLLLDLGSRLGAEIFWFEEVGYLQVFLLRLVTRGSLWVLVASISAVYLLGNLTLAKWLKYPRDLKIEPVRREEFKLSNDLKDFLAPQDSKGDIILSHDRRRFPGLRLRWLLPLALGLSLLVGLILAYYGEIAVSYWNLKVNQANLPVTALFEPEVIWQLVRQIISQVWYLGLVVGIAIALLIYPQFLLRAIAIVLSVLFAQVLSPHWPKVLQYFHPTSFNNIEPLFGQDISFYVFALPVWELLELWLIGLFLSGFVGVTLTYLLSGDSLGQGIFPGFSQQQQRHLYGVGGCLMLVMTLSYGLNRYQLLYSRRGVSYGASYTDVTAQLPAYTILCVLAFAIAFYLLWRTICWRPKSQYRQLVYYGLGIYFILAIISDLILPSVVQYLFVQPNELQREELYIQRTIALTRQAFDLDTIDARIFNPQGQLTEADIKANDLTIRNIRLWDQRPLLQTNRQLQQIRPYYRFPDADIDRYTLETDITTDDKEPTVRRQVLIAARELDYTAVPEQAKTWVNSHLIYTHGYGFTVSPVNTVGPGGLPEYFVKDISGDSSALTTSSAAIRESIPIGQPRIYYGEISNTYVMTGTKSKELDYPSGSDNAYNTYDGRGGINIGTPWRRWLFAKYLKDWQMVLTQDFVPETKVLFRRNIKQRIQAIAPFLRYDSDPYLVVADANPGDTKEQNYLYWIIDAYTTSDRYPYSDTGTEGINYIRNSVKVVVDAYHGTVKFYVAATNDPIIATWQSIFPQLFQPLSTMPANLRQHIRYPVDFFKIQSERLMTYHMTDPQVFYNREDLWQIPNEIYGSEARPVEPYYLITSLPNMPFEEFILLLPYTPKQRTNLIAWLAARSDGNNYGKLLLYIFPKERLIYGTEQIEARINQDPVISQQISLWNRQGSKAIQGNLLVIPIEESLLYVEPIYLEATQNSLPTLVRVVVAYENRIVMAQTLEQALQGIFQPQATREPAIIRPVEEASPPS; this comes from the coding sequence ATGTTGTGGAAATGGATCTGGCGACTATTCATAGTATTCTTAGGGTTGTGGTTACTCCTTGATTTGGGTTCCCGCCTAGGAGCAGAGATTTTTTGGTTTGAGGAAGTTGGCTATCTACAAGTATTTTTGCTGAGGTTGGTGACTAGGGGTAGTTTATGGGTACTTGTGGCGAGTATAAGTGCTGTCTATTTACTGGGAAATCTGACTCTAGCGAAATGGCTGAAATATCCCCGTGATCTGAAAATTGAGCCAGTCAGGCGTGAAGAATTTAAACTCAGCAATGACCTGAAAGACTTTCTAGCTCCACAGGATTCCAAAGGTGATATAATCCTTAGTCATGATCGGCGGCGGTTTCCAGGATTAAGATTACGTTGGCTGCTACCTCTAGCTTTGGGATTGAGCTTATTGGTAGGATTGATACTGGCTTACTACGGTGAAATTGCCGTTTCTTACTGGAATTTGAAAGTTAACCAGGCTAATCTACCCGTAACCGCCTTGTTTGAACCAGAGGTAATTTGGCAATTGGTGCGTCAAATTATCTCCCAAGTTTGGTATCTTGGCTTGGTTGTGGGAATAGCGATCGCTCTATTAATTTATCCGCAATTTTTGCTCAGGGCGATCGCCATTGTGTTATCTGTCTTATTTGCTCAAGTCCTATCGCCACACTGGCCAAAAGTCCTACAATATTTCCATCCCACTTCCTTTAACAACATTGAGCCTTTATTTGGTCAAGATATCAGCTTTTATGTCTTCGCTCTCCCAGTTTGGGAACTGCTGGAACTCTGGTTAATTGGACTATTTTTATCTGGCTTTGTCGGTGTCACCCTCACCTATTTATTATCGGGAGACAGTCTCGGACAAGGAATTTTTCCTGGATTTTCACAACAGCAGCAACGTCATTTATACGGTGTCGGCGGATGTTTGATGCTCGTGATGACTTTGAGTTATGGGCTGAATCGTTATCAATTACTCTATTCCCGGCGTGGGGTGAGTTATGGTGCTAGCTACACCGATGTCACAGCACAGTTGCCAGCTTACACTATTTTATGTGTTTTGGCATTCGCGATCGCCTTTTACTTGTTGTGGCGAACCATCTGCTGGCGACCTAAATCACAGTATCGCCAATTGGTGTATTACGGCTTAGGAATTTATTTCATCCTGGCAATCATATCTGATCTGATTTTACCAAGTGTGGTGCAATATTTATTTGTGCAGCCCAATGAATTACAACGGGAGGAACTTTACATTCAGCGTACTATTGCCTTGACTCGCCAGGCATTTGATTTAGATACAATTGATGCTAGGATATTTAATCCCCAAGGTCAATTAACAGAAGCTGATATTAAAGCCAATGACCTGACAATTCGGAATATTCGCCTCTGGGATCAGCGACCGCTGTTACAAACTAACCGTCAGCTGCAACAAATTAGACCATATTATCGTTTCCCCGACGCCGATATTGACCGCTACACCCTGGAAACAGATATCACCACAGATGACAAAGAACCTACAGTACGGCGGCAGGTATTAATTGCAGCCAGGGAATTAGATTATACTGCCGTACCAGAACAAGCTAAAACCTGGGTAAACAGTCATTTAATTTATACTCACGGTTATGGGTTTACCGTCAGCCCTGTGAATACAGTCGGACCAGGTGGGCTACCAGAATATTTTGTCAAAGATATTAGCGGCGATAGTAGCGCCCTGACGACATCCAGCGCCGCCATTCGTGAAAGTATTCCCATTGGGCAACCCCGAATTTATTACGGCGAGATTAGTAATACTTATGTGATGACAGGCACAAAGTCGAAAGAATTAGACTATCCCAGTGGCAGTGATAATGCTTACAATACATACGATGGCAGGGGTGGGATTAATATTGGTACACCGTGGCGCAGGTGGCTATTTGCTAAGTATTTGAAAGATTGGCAAATGGTATTGACGCAGGACTTTGTACCAGAGACAAAGGTTTTATTCCGACGTAATATTAAGCAACGCATTCAGGCGATCGCACCCTTTTTAAGATACGACAGTGACCCCTATTTAGTTGTAGCCGATGCCAATCCCGGTGATACCAAAGAGCAAAATTATCTCTACTGGATTATTGATGCTTACACCACAAGCGATCGCTATCCCTACTCAGATACAGGTACTGAAGGCATAAACTACATTCGCAACTCTGTAAAAGTAGTGGTTGATGCCTACCACGGCACCGTTAAGTTTTACGTTGCTGCTACCAACGACCCGATAATTGCTACCTGGCAGAGCATATTTCCCCAACTGTTCCAGCCTCTTAGTACCATGCCTGCAAATCTCCGCCAGCATATCCGCTATCCGGTAGATTTCTTTAAAATTCAATCTGAGCGGTTGATGACCTACCACATGACCGACCCTCAAGTATTTTACAACCGCGAAGACCTCTGGCAAATCCCCAACGAAATTTATGGCAGCGAAGCACGTCCGGTAGAGCCGTATTATTTGATTACCAGCCTACCAAATATGCCCTTTGAAGAATTTATCCTACTTCTGCCTTACACTCCCAAACAGCGGACTAATTTAATCGCTTGGTTGGCAGCGCGATCAGATGGCAATAACTATGGTAAATTGTTGTTGTATATCTTTCCTAAAGAACGCCTCATTTACGGCACAGAGCAAATTGAGGCGCGGATTAACCAAGACCCGGTGATTTCTCAACAAATTTCCCTGTGGAATCGCCAGGGGTCAAAAGCAATTCAGGGCAATTTGCTAGTTATTCCCATTGAAGAATCCTTGCTTTATGTTGAGCCAATATATCTAGAAGCTACACAAAATAGCTTACCCACACTAGTTAGGGTAGTCGTAGCTTACGAAAACCGAATTGTGATGGCACAAACCCTAGAACAAGCATTACAAGGAATCTTCCAACCACAAGCGACGCGGGAGCCAGCAATTATTCGTCCTGTGGAGGAAGCATCCCCCCCTAGTTAG
- a CDS encoding cation:proton antiporter: protein MRTITIIWIALPFLVGFIIYLLPKLDKYLALCMALASAGYASQLFIAQSPLEPLILLNHFGVTLILDELTGYFILTNALVTAAVILYCWQSDKTTFFYAQTIMLHGSVNAAFASTDFISLYVALEVSGIAAFLLIAYPRTNRSIWVALRYLFVSNVSMLFYLVGAVLAYQTNHSFAFSALRGAPPEAFALIFLGLLVKGGVFVSGLWLPLTHSESETPVSALLSGVVVKTGVYPLVRCALILDEIDPIIRIFGIGTAFLGVFYAIFEKDTKRMLAFHTVSQLGFILAAPIVGGFYALTHGLVKSALFLIAGVLPSRNFKELQHKPINTAVWIALAIASLSISGFPLLSGFGAKTLTMKNLESWQVIAMNVASVGTAISFAKFIFLPRGGTDEVKRGFWPGVILLIGALIVANVVYYQAYTVENIIKALATIAIGWLVYFFIVQRLVVKLPRLLEQFEHLIGFMSLMLVVIFWMVLA, encoded by the coding sequence ATGAGAACTATTACCATCATCTGGATTGCACTACCGTTTTTGGTGGGGTTTATCATTTATCTGCTCCCGAAACTTGACAAATACCTCGCCCTGTGCATGGCTCTTGCTTCGGCCGGATATGCGTCGCAGTTATTTATTGCTCAGTCACCGCTGGAACCGCTGATATTACTGAATCACTTCGGTGTCACCTTAATACTCGACGAATTGACCGGCTACTTTATATTAACAAATGCCCTGGTAACGGCTGCGGTTATCCTTTACTGTTGGCAAAGCGATAAGACAACTTTTTTTTACGCGCAGACCATAATGTTGCATGGCAGCGTCAATGCGGCGTTTGCCTCTACAGATTTTATCAGTTTATACGTGGCTTTAGAGGTGAGCGGTATTGCTGCGTTTCTCCTGATTGCCTATCCCCGGACTAATCGCTCGATTTGGGTGGCGTTGCGCTATCTGTTTGTCAGTAATGTATCCATGCTATTTTATCTGGTGGGCGCGGTACTAGCCTATCAGACAAATCATTCATTTGCTTTTTCCGCCTTACGCGGCGCACCACCAGAAGCATTTGCTCTGATATTTTTGGGGCTACTGGTAAAGGGTGGGGTATTTGTATCGGGATTGTGGCTACCGTTGACTCACTCGGAATCGGAAACGCCGGTATCAGCCTTGTTATCGGGAGTCGTTGTCAAAACTGGAGTCTATCCTCTAGTACGTTGTGCCCTGATTTTGGATGAGATTGACCCGATAATCAGAATCTTTGGTATTGGGACAGCTTTTCTCGGAGTGTTCTATGCCATCTTTGAAAAAGATACTAAGCGAATGCTGGCGTTTCATACTGTTTCCCAGTTAGGCTTTATCCTCGCAGCACCTATAGTTGGCGGTTTTTATGCTCTGACCCACGGCTTGGTGAAATCGGCGCTGTTTTTGATCGCCGGGGTCTTACCCAGTCGCAACTTCAAGGAACTACAACATAAGCCAATTAATACCGCCGTTTGGATTGCCCTGGCAATAGCCAGTTTATCGATATCCGGCTTTCCTTTGTTGTCTGGCTTTGGGGCTAAGACGTTGACAATGAAGAATCTCGAATCTTGGCAAGTTATCGCCATGAACGTTGCATCTGTGGGCACAGCAATATCCTTTGCCAAATTCATATTTCTACCCCGTGGGGGAACAGATGAGGTAAAACGAGGTTTTTGGCCTGGTGTCATCCTGTTGATTGGTGCCCTGATTGTCGCCAACGTTGTATATTATCAGGCGTATACTGTCGAAAACATTATCAAAGCACTCGCAACCATTGCCATTGGGTGGTTAGTATATTTTTTCATTGTTCAACGATTAGTAGTCAAGTTACCGCGTTTACTTGAGCAATTTGAGCATCTCATCGGTTTTATGAGTCTGATGTTAGTTGTCATCTTCTGGATGGTGTTGGCATGA
- a CDS encoding monovalent cation/H(+) antiporter subunit G produces the protein MINFLSYTCIVIGLVFWFWGTSFLLGKRSLLFKLHTLSVSDTLGSISIVFGLLLKIPREWPLLLLGIICLAMWNTMLGYVLAYCSTTGGKDE, from the coding sequence ATGATCAACTTCTTAAGTTATACCTGCATAGTTATAGGGCTTGTCTTCTGGTTTTGGGGGACATCTTTCCTATTGGGCAAGCGATCGCTATTATTCAAGCTGCATACTCTTTCGGTTTCCGATACCCTAGGCTCAATCAGTATCGTCTTTGGGTTGCTGCTGAAGATCCCTAGAGAATGGCCGCTACTTCTGTTGGGTATCATCTGTTTGGCAATGTGGAACACGATGTTGGGGTATGTATTGGCATATTGTTCTACTACTGGGGGTAAGGATGAATAA
- a CDS encoding Na(+)/H(+) antiporter subunit B: MKWVYIAAGIALYVKMLVLPNPAPDNDFSIVDAIVKDGGIPNAVTIIILRNRLYDTIFEVVVFTIAIMGAYFLLANERPSCAIYHFTDQPSIVLARLGATISALVSIELAIRGHLTPGGGFAAGVAGGTAIGLVAITSSPEWMQEIYQRWHAATWEKISVLIFIILAVITLCGLELPHGEMGALFSGGVVPLLNILVAIKVALGSWAVILVFIRYRGLF, encoded by the coding sequence ATGAAATGGGTCTACATTGCTGCAGGGATAGCGTTGTATGTGAAAATGCTCGTCTTGCCGAATCCTGCACCAGATAACGATTTCTCTATAGTTGACGCCATTGTCAAAGATGGTGGCATACCCAATGCGGTGACAATTATCATTCTCAGGAATCGCTTGTATGACACTATCTTCGAGGTAGTGGTATTTACTATCGCCATTATGGGTGCTTATTTTCTCCTGGCTAATGAAAGGCCGTCCTGCGCGATCTATCATTTCACCGATCAACCATCAATTGTCTTGGCGCGTCTGGGCGCAACCATTAGCGCTTTGGTGAGTATCGAGCTGGCGATTCGCGGACATCTGACCCCTGGTGGTGGTTTTGCGGCTGGGGTGGCTGGCGGAACTGCGATTGGTCTTGTGGCGATTACCTCATCACCGGAGTGGATGCAGGAGATTTACCAGCGCTGGCACGCTGCTACCTGGGAAAAAATTTCGGTGCTGATTTTCATTATACTGGCAGTTATAACTTTGTGCGGATTAGAATTACCCCACGGAGAGATGGGCGCACTTTTTAGTGGGGGGGTTGTACCTTTACTCAATATCCTGGTCGCAATCAAAGTTGCTTTGGGGTCCTGGGCGGTTATTTTGGTTTTTATCCGTTATCGCGGATTGTTTTGA